From Pirellulaceae bacterium:
TTGTTGCCGGCCGTGTTGTGATGAAAATGCTTCCTGTGTTGCAGCGAATTTGGCAACAGATGCACGAACCGAAGTGGTGCATTTCGATGGGGGCTTGTGCTTCGACCGGCGGGGTGTTTGATACTTACTGTGTGGTTCAAGGCGTTGACCGATTCATTCCGGTCGATATGTACATCCCTGGATGTCCGCCCCGACCTGAGCAATTGATCCAGGGCATCATTGACTTGCAGGACAAGATTCAGCGAGAGGGGACGCTTCGCGGAGACGAGTTTGATTTACCCCAACGCCAGTTGCGAAAGCGCGCCCTGATGGAACTGCCTGTGGTTGGACAGACCCCCGTTTTCGCTCCCCACCTGCGAGAAGAATGATTTTATGAACGAATCCACCATTGGAGCGATCCAATCGCGATTCGAGCGTGTGATCCACAGCGAATTCCGCGATCAGAGTCGTGTTGTCGCCGCGGTAGCCGACTCTCCTCAGATCTTTCAGTTTCTGAAAGATGAGCTCGGTTTTGATCTGCTAGTGGACATCACATGTGTGGATTATTTGCATTTCCGCCAAGCGGAACACCGGTTCGGTCTCGTTTATCTGTTGGCAAAGTCGGATGTGGGGGAGCGTTTGACGATCCGCTTGATGTTGGATGAGCCTCATTTGAACGTCAGTTCGGTCGTCTCATTGTGGCAAGCAGCCAACTGGATGGAGCGCGAGATTTGGGACATGTTCGGGATCCGTTTTGACGGTCATCCGGATCTGCGTCGAATCCTGCTGCCCGACGAGTTTACCGCACATCCGTTGAGGAAAGACTATCCCCTGCAAGGGCGAGGTGAGCGGCATAATTTTCCTGTCATCACCCGACACGAAGCGTAGACCTTATCTGAAAGATTCAAGCCAACGATGCCCATCGTAGCCGCCGATCCCAGCAAGCATTCGGATACCAGCCAGGATTACCTGTGGACACTCAACTTTGGTCCTCAGCACCCTGCCACGCACACCACCTTGAGGATTGTGCTGAAACTGGATGGGGAACGTGTGGTGGAGGCTGTGCCTGACATTGGCTATCTGCACTCCGGTTTTGAGAAAATTGCGGAGGAGCTGGACTACAATCAATATGTGACCGTGACAGACCGGATGAATTACATCTCTCCGATGGCCAATAATGTGGCGTGGCATCATTCGGTCGAGCAGTTGTTGGGAATCGAGATCACGCCGCGGTGCAAATACATCCGCGTGATCATTGCCGAACTCGCTCGGATTAGTGACCACTTGTTGTCTGTGGGGGCGATGGGGCTCGACACGGGGGCGTTCACTTTCTTTTTGTATGCCTTCTATCAACGCGAACGCATCTACGACATTTTTGAATCGCTGTGCGGAGCCCGTTTTACCAACAGCTACACGCGTGTCGGTGGAGTCAGTCACGACATGACCCCGTTGGTGATTGAGAAAATTCGCAGTTTTCTGCAGGATTTTCCTCGTACCTTGGATGACATGGGACGCTTACTCAATCGCAACCGCATCTTTGTTGATCGGACCAAAGGCGTCGGCATGCTGACGAAAGCGGAGGCGACCAATCGCAGTGCGAGTGGTCCCGTGGCACGGGCGAGTGGAGTCACTCGTGATTTGAGAAAAGACGAACCCTATCTCTCCTACGGAGACTTCGATTTTCAAGTTTGTTGTGCGAAGGCCGGTGACTGCTTTGCTCGTTATTACGTGCGAATGGAAGAAATTCGGGAAAGTCTGAAGATCGTTTCGCAAGCCGTGGAGAATCTACCGGCCGGTCCCGTCAATATTGGCGTTGATGATCGGGCGGCTTTGCCGGAAAAACAGCAGGTCTATCAAACCATTGAGGGCACGATCACGCATTTCGAATTGGTGATGGCGAACCGGGGCATCGAGGTTCCGCAGGAGGAATCCTACGCAGCCACCGAGGCACCCAATGGCGAATTAGGTTTTTACATTGTCGGTGACGGAAGCAATGTGGCTTATCGGGCTCGTTGCCGTCCGCCGTCGTTCATGCATTTTGCGATGTTTCCTCATTTGATTCACGGTCACACACTGAGCGACGTGGTCGCTGTACTGGGAAGTCTAAACATTATTGCGGCTGAGTTGGATCGATGAACACATCAACAGAACGCGTTTTGACGGACGAAATGGTCGCGGAAATTAAGGCGTTTTTTCCTCGCTATCCGATTCGACAAGCGGTCACGTTACCGGCGTTGCACATCGTTAATCAGCACCTTCGTCATGTTCCTCTGCAGGCGGTGGTGGAAGTTGCTGAGCTGTTGGAGTTGGCGCCCGCCGAAGTGCAAGACACGCTTTCGTTCTACGGATTTTTTAAGCAAGATGCCCCCCACGGTGAGACGCGAGCCTGGGTGTGCCGGTCGATCAGCTGTGCGTTGCGTGGTGGCGAGGAAATTCTGCAGCACATGTGTGACCAGCTGGGCATTGAACCAGGCGAGACAACAGCGGATGGTAGGCTCACTCTCGAGTTCGGTGAATGTCTCGGAGCTTGCGAC
This genomic window contains:
- the nuoB gene encoding NADH-quinone oxidoreductase subunit NuoB; amino-acid sequence: MAIDLPDNVMIGQLDSLANWCRKNSLWPMPFATACCGIELMATGASRHDLARFGAEVFRFSPRQCDLMIVAGRVVMKMLPVLQRIWQQMHEPKWCISMGACASTGGVFDTYCVVQGVDRFIPVDMYIPGCPPRPEQLIQGIIDLQDKIQREGTLRGDEFDLPQRQLRKRALMELPVVGQTPVFAPHLREE
- a CDS encoding NADH-quinone oxidoreductase subunit C, which produces MNESTIGAIQSRFERVIHSEFRDQSRVVAAVADSPQIFQFLKDELGFDLLVDITCVDYLHFRQAEHRFGLVYLLAKSDVGERLTIRLMLDEPHLNVSSVVSLWQAANWMEREIWDMFGIRFDGHPDLRRILLPDEFTAHPLRKDYPLQGRGERHNFPVITRHEA
- the nuoD gene encoding NADH dehydrogenase (quinone) subunit D; the protein is MPIVAADPSKHSDTSQDYLWTLNFGPQHPATHTTLRIVLKLDGERVVEAVPDIGYLHSGFEKIAEELDYNQYVTVTDRMNYISPMANNVAWHHSVEQLLGIEITPRCKYIRVIIAELARISDHLLSVGAMGLDTGAFTFFLYAFYQRERIYDIFESLCGARFTNSYTRVGGVSHDMTPLVIEKIRSFLQDFPRTLDDMGRLLNRNRIFVDRTKGVGMLTKAEATNRSASGPVARASGVTRDLRKDEPYLSYGDFDFQVCCAKAGDCFARYYVRMEEIRESLKIVSQAVENLPAGPVNIGVDDRAALPEKQQVYQTIEGTITHFELVMANRGIEVPQEESYAATEAPNGELGFYIVGDGSNVAYRARCRPPSFMHFAMFPHLIHGHTLSDVVAVLGSLNIIAAELDR
- a CDS encoding NAD(P)H-dependent oxidoreductase subunit E — translated: MNTSTERVLTDEMVAEIKAFFPRYPIRQAVTLPALHIVNQHLRHVPLQAVVEVAELLELAPAEVQDTLSFYGFFKQDAPHGETRAWVCRSISCALRGGEEILQHMCDQLGIEPGETTADGRLTLEFGECLGACDFAPCMLAGAELHKNLDRQSAEKFINSVEK